Sequence from the Mycobacterium florentinum genome:
CCAGCGGCCGTCGACCAGCAGTCCGATCCCGATGTACTGGCCCGGCTCGTAGTCGAAGCTGAAGCCCCAGCCCGGTTTGATGACCAGGGTCGCGGAGTCCTCGGTCTCCCGTCGAACCTGCACGATGCGGCCCCGCAATTCGCGCGCCGACCACAGCGGATTGGCCAGATGCAGATAGTCGTCGGGCAACAGCGGCGTCGTGATGCGCGCGGCGATCTTGCGCAGCGCATGCCAGCCGGGATGGCGCTCGGCCCCCGCGACCGTGGGGCGCCTGGTCTCGACGACATTCGCCGTGATCGATTCGTATTTCTTACCCATAGGAAGCTCCTGCTCAGGCTGCGGGCGTTTAGCTTCCGCTTCATTTTCGCCGGGGCGTCGGCGCCCGCACAAAGGCTACGGTACCGTAAGTTACGGTAAATTATCCAGGCCTATGCGCCCGGGACTGCGTCACAATTGTCGGTCCGTCGCGGTTACAGCAAGTCGAGCAGGAACGGCAGCTCCTGGTTCGCGTACCAGGCCAAATCGTGGTCCTGGGCGTCGCCGACGATCAGGTCGGCATCCTCATCCCCCAGGTCAGCGGCGTCGATGGCCTCAATCGCCTTGGCGACGGCGTCTTCCGCGCCGGAGTTGTCGACGTAGGCCGCGATCACCCGGTCCATCGGCACGGGCCCGGCGAGCCTGACCACCGCATCGTCGAGATCGGGGCGGAAGGTGACGTCATCGACCTCGGCGGCGACCACCACTCGCCGCGGCCGCGCCGATTGATCGTCGTCGGCCGCCAGCAGGCGCAGCGAGGCCAGCGCCGCCTCACGCAGCGCCACCTCGGCGAGCTCGTCGTCGTCGCCCTCCGCGTAGGCCTCGCGCAGGGCCGGAGTCACCGCGAATGCGGTGCCATTGACCGGGCTCATCGAACCATCGGCGACGAGCTGCTGCAGCATCGCCAGCGTGGCCGGAATGTAGACCTGGATCGCGCCAGCGCCCATCGTCAGCTCTCGATCAAGGTGGCCGCATAATCATCGACATAGGTCGACAGCTCCCGCGGCGGGCGCTGGTAGTTGCCGGTCTCGATCGGGCGTTCCGGCAAGTCGACCTTCGGCTCTTCGACCTCGTGGTAGGAGATGCTGGTGAGCAGGTGATGCATCATGTTCAGTCGCGCGTGTTTCTTGATATCGGATTCCACTACGTACCAAGGACTTACCGGCGTATCGGTGTGCACCATCATCTCGTCCTTGGCGCGCGAATAGTCCTCCCACCGAAACACCGATTCCAGATCCATCGTGGACAGTTTCCAGCGCCGGACGGGGTCGTTGCGGCGCGCCCGGAAACGGCGCAGCTGTTCGGCCTCGGAAACCGAAAACCAGTACTTACGCAGCAGAATCCCGTCATCGATCAGCATCTGCTCGAATATCGGCGTCTGTCGCAAAAACAGCGCATGTTCTTGCGGCGTGCAGAATCCCATGACTTTCTCGATGCCGGCGCGGTTGTACCAGGACCGGTCGAACAGCACGATTTCGCCTTTACTGGGCAGATGCGCGATATACCGCTGGTAGTACCACTGGCCGCGCTCTCGATCCGTGGGCACCGGCAACGCGGCGATGTGGGCGGTACGCGGGCTGAGGTATTCGGTGATCCGCTTGATTGAACCACCCTTACCCGCGGCGTCTCGGCCTTCGAACAGCACCACGATCCGTGCCCCGGAATACCGCACCCACTCCTGCAGCTTCACGAATTCTGTTTGCAACCTGAACAATTCGGCTTCATAGACGGCGTCGGAGATCTTGGGCACGTCCCGCCCAGACGATTTCTTTTTCTTCGCCTTCGCCGGTGTGCCGTCGCTCGAGGTGCTCACGTTTACGAATGGTATACCCCCACACCAATTTTCACTGCCAACAATTAGCGGGAAGCTTCGAGTAGTTCCTCGAGCGATTGCTTCAACAACGCCGGCAGCAGGTCGACGTCGCTCATCGCATCGCGGTCGGCATTGATTCCGAAATACAGCGTGCCGTTGTAGGACGTCACACCGATGGCCAGCGCCTGATTGTGCAGCAGCGGCGGCACCGCGTAAGTCTCCAGCAGTTTGGTGCCGGCGACGTACATCTGCGACTGGGCGCCGGGCGCATTGGTGATCAACAAGTTGAACAGGCGCGCCGAGAAGCTGGTGGCCACCCGGATGCCCATGGCGTGCAGGGTCGGTGGCGCGAAACCGGACAACGTGACGATGGTGCGGGCGTCGACCAGCCGCGCGGCCGACGGATTCGACTCGGTGGCATGCGCGATCTGCGACAGGCGCACCACCGCATTGCGCTCGCCCACCGGCAGGTCGACCAGGAACGGGGTGACCTGACTGATCATCTGGCCGGGGCCCGTCGAGTCGTGTTGGTCCTCGGCATAGACCGAAAGCGGCGCCATCGCCCGGATCGTCGCGCTCGACGACACCCCTTCACCGCGCGACATCAGCCAGCTGCTCAGTGCGCCGGTCACGACGGCCAGCACCACATCGTTGATGTCGCAGTCGTAGCGTGCCCGGACCGTGCGGTAATCCTCGAGGCTGCCGCGGGCGACGGTGAACCGCCGATGCCGCGAAACGGTGGCGTTGAGCGGGCTACTGGGCGCCGTGCCGCGCGCCACGGTCCGCGCGATGTCGAAGACCCGGCGGCCCACGTTGAGCAGCTCGCCGTAGTTCGTCGCCAACCCGGCCATCGCGGAGCCGACGGCCTGCAGCTGCGTGCCCGGGCCAACCATCCAGTCGGTGAGCGCGCCCACCAGCAGCCGCGTCGGGCCGGGCTCCCGTTCCGGGATCCAGATGTCCTCGGGGAACGGCGCCGGCTGCCGCGTCCGGTCGGCGATCACGTGACCGATCTCCAGCGCCGTCATCCCGTTGATCAGCGCCTGGTGCGACTTGGCGTAGAGGGCAACCCGGTTCTTGGCCAGGCCTTCGACCAGGTACATCTCCCACAGCGGCCGCGTCTTGTCCAGCGGCCGGGCGGCCAGCCGCGCGATCAGCTCGTGCAGCTGCTCATCGCTGCCCGGCGACGGCAGCGCCGAGCGCCGTACGTGGTAGGTGATGTCGAAATCCGCGTCGTCGATCCACACCGGCCTGGCCATGCCGATCTTCACTTCGCGGACCTTCTGGCGGTAGCGCGGTATCTGTGGCAACCGCTGTTCGACGGCGGCGAGCACCGTCTCATAACTCAGCCCGGTCCGCGGGCGCTGAAGGATCGATAGCGATCCCACGTACATCGGGGTGGCGGTGTTCTCCATCCGATAGAAGGACGCGTCCGATGTGGACAACCGGGTCACCATTGCGGCCCTGGCCTCCTTGGTCAATCCTTGGCGTTCCCCGATGCTCTCGCCCACCGTAATAGTCCGCTAGGGCGCAACACGGTGCGGGTACGCGCGATGTCGAATTGTGCGATGATGACCGGCAATTGAAAGACTAATTGTCTGCCACTCTC
This genomic interval carries:
- the ppk2 gene encoding polyphosphate kinase 2, whose protein sequence is MSTSSDGTPAKAKKKKSSGRDVPKISDAVYEAELFRLQTEFVKLQEWVRYSGARIVVLFEGRDAAGKGGSIKRITEYLSPRTAHIAALPVPTDRERGQWYYQRYIAHLPSKGEIVLFDRSWYNRAGIEKVMGFCTPQEHALFLRQTPIFEQMLIDDGILLRKYWFSVSEAEQLRRFRARRNDPVRRWKLSTMDLESVFRWEDYSRAKDEMMVHTDTPVSPWYVVESDIKKHARLNMMHHLLTSISYHEVEEPKVDLPERPIETGNYQRPPRELSTYVDDYAATLIES
- a CDS encoding DUF6912 family protein; this translates as MGAGAIQVYIPATLAMLQQLVADGSMSPVNGTAFAVTPALREAYAEGDDDELAEVALREAALASLRLLAADDDQSARPRRVVVAAEVDDVTFRPDLDDAVVRLAGPVPMDRVIAAYVDNSGAEDAVAKAIEAIDAADLGDEDADLIVGDAQDHDLAWYANQELPFLLDLL
- a CDS encoding WS/DGAT/MGAT family O-acyltransferase; amino-acid sequence: MVTRLSTSDASFYRMENTATPMYVGSLSILQRPRTGLSYETVLAAVEQRLPQIPRYRQKVREVKIGMARPVWIDDADFDITYHVRRSALPSPGSDEQLHELIARLAARPLDKTRPLWEMYLVEGLAKNRVALYAKSHQALINGMTALEIGHVIADRTRQPAPFPEDIWIPEREPGPTRLLVGALTDWMVGPGTQLQAVGSAMAGLATNYGELLNVGRRVFDIARTVARGTAPSSPLNATVSRHRRFTVARGSLEDYRTVRARYDCDINDVVLAVVTGALSSWLMSRGEGVSSSATIRAMAPLSVYAEDQHDSTGPGQMISQVTPFLVDLPVGERNAVVRLSQIAHATESNPSAARLVDARTIVTLSGFAPPTLHAMGIRVATSFSARLFNLLITNAPGAQSQMYVAGTKLLETYAVPPLLHNQALAIGVTSYNGTLYFGINADRDAMSDVDLLPALLKQSLEELLEASR